From the genome of Pseudanabaena sp. BC1403, one region includes:
- a CDS encoding Rpn family recombination-promoting nuclease/putative transposase: MRTDTIFFQLFQTFDSLLFELVGLPPETASGYCFTSLEIKEKAFRFDGIFMPEALDKNIWFVEVQFQKRAEFYWEFIGEIFLYLSQYKPEHDWQAVAIFAKRSIEPEIPKQFRTIFAGGHIVQIYLDELPENESLTLGLVRLIVAPKREAVALAQRLAGQVGQGDRERMIEFIETVLLYKFPQMSREEVEAMFTLGDLKKTRVYREAKLEGKLEGKLEGKLEGKLEGEKIGTQRGQILGRQQGLKQFAVKLLTRKFGKVTVKVVKRLDKLSAEQLEELAEAVLDFEKVVDLEAWLTSKK, from the coding sequence ATGCGAACTGACACGATCTTCTTTCAGCTATTTCAAACCTTTGATAGCTTGTTGTTTGAATTGGTGGGATTACCACCCGAAACAGCATCAGGATATTGCTTTACTTCTTTGGAAATCAAGGAGAAAGCCTTTCGCTTTGATGGTATTTTTATGCCTGAAGCGTTGGATAAAAATATTTGGTTTGTGGAGGTGCAATTTCAAAAACGTGCCGAATTTTATTGGGAATTTATTGGAGAAATATTTCTCTATTTGAGTCAATACAAGCCAGAACATGATTGGCAAGCCGTCGCTATTTTTGCGAAGCGGAGTATTGAGCCAGAAATTCCGAAACAATTTAGGACAATATTTGCAGGTGGGCATATTGTGCAAATCTATCTGGATGAGTTGCCAGAGAATGAGTCATTGACTTTGGGACTTGTGAGGTTGATTGTTGCGCCGAAGAGAGAAGCGGTAGCTTTAGCTCAAAGGTTAGCTGGGCAGGTGGGGCAAGGCGATCGCGAGAGGATGATAGAATTTATTGAGACAGTTTTGCTGTACAAGTTTCCCCAAATGAGTCGAGAGGAGGTTGAGGCAATGTTTACGTTAGGTGATCTAAAAAAAACAAGGGTATATCGTGAGGCAAAGCTTGAGGGCAAGCTTGAAGGTAAGCTTGAAGGCAAGCTTGAGGGTAAGCTTGAGGGTGAAAAGATCGGGACACAGCGCGGTCAAATTTTGGGTCGGCAGCAGGGGCTAAAGCAGTTTGCTGTAAAGTTGTTGACGCGAAAGTTTGGTAAGGTGACTGTGAAAGTGGTGAAGCGCTTAGACAAGCTATCGGCGGAGCAGTTGGAGGAGTTGGCGGAGGCGGTGTTGGATTTTGAGAAGGTTGTGGATTTGGAGGCGTGGTTGACAAGTAAAAAGTAG
- a CDS encoding tetratricopeptide repeat protein, whose translation MNKVIAIAMLTFLACGQVQIVTSESIQAETTQASKGEADQLLQQGNQQFQTSQFEAAFQSWQQALTIYREIKSRQGEGAALGNLGIAYESLGKYDKAIDFHLQRLAIAREIKDRRGEGNALGNLGIAYESLGKYDEAINFHLQRLAITREIKDRRGEGQSLGNLGNAYDSLGKYEKAIEFYLQDLAIAQEIKDRRGEGQSLGNLGNAYRNIGKYDKAIEFHLQSLAIAQEIKDRQGVGNSLGNLGSIYRNLGKYDKAINYLQQVLAVSREIKDRRGEGQSLGNLGNAYYSLGKYDKAIKLYQQYLSFAREIKDRRGEGVSLGNLGIAYSSLGKYDKAIEFYLQDLAITREIKDRRGEGQTLGSLGNAYRNLGKYDKAIDSQLQSLEIAREIKDRQGEGQSLGNLGSAYSSLGKYDKAIEFQLLGLAITREIKNLSGEGISLNNLGFTFSQLSQPELAILFYKQSINVTESIRKNIRKLTKDEQRSYLETVSTSYKRLAGLLLNQGRIMETLQVLDLLKVQELEDYLKNIKGSDRSAQGVKILEPEKAISNKLLAVSFDNSKDLNSELANQIQQLPKSEINKVPDYLKQIPQGTVLLYPLILGDRLEIIFFAPNSLPISRTIKISKSKLESLITEYRSGLLDAGSEDVKDASKALYDVLIKPIEGELITAKAETILYAPDGILRYVPLSALYDGKQWLAEKYKVSNLIAYSLSDFSPQPKNQPNILAGAFGGNTGTKKFGQNALPATLTEVQAIASSFPNSVTLSEDGFSRQAIESKFKNHNILHLATHAEFNTGSPDNSFIIFGNGDKIRLGEIADWQIPNIDLIILSACQTGVGKLGDGVEILGFGYQVQKAGAKNAIASLWSVNDEGTQALMEAFYRELKKGDVTSTEALHRAQVALIKSPKYNHPNYWSAFFAIGNGL comes from the coding sequence GTGAATAAGGTGATTGCGATCGCGATGTTGACTTTTTTGGCTTGTGGGCAAGTGCAAATAGTGACGAGTGAAAGCATCCAAGCAGAAACAACACAGGCGAGCAAAGGAGAAGCAGATCAACTATTACAGCAAGGAAATCAGCAATTTCAAACTAGCCAGTTTGAGGCGGCTTTTCAGTCATGGCAGCAAGCATTGACTATCTATCGGGAAATCAAAAGCCGTCAGGGTGAGGGCGCAGCGCTGGGAAATCTGGGAATCGCTTACGAGTCCCTCGGCAAATATGACAAAGCAATCGATTTCCATCTGCAAAGATTAGCTATCGCCCGTGAAATCAAAGATCGTCGCGGAGAGGGAAATGCGCTGGGAAATCTGGGAATCGCTTACGAGTCCCTCGGCAAATATGACGAGGCGATCAATTTCCATTTGCAAAGATTAGCGATCACCCGTGAAATCAAAGACCGTCGTGGTGAGGGACAGTCACTGGGAAATTTGGGCAATGCTTACGATTCCCTTGGCAAATATGAAAAAGCGATCGAGTTTTACCTGCAAGACTTAGCGATCGCGCAGGAAATCAAAGACCGTCGTGGTGAGGGACAGTCGCTGGGAAATTTGGGCAATGCTTACCGCAACATTGGCAAATATGACAAAGCGATCGAGTTCCACCTGCAAAGCTTAGCGATCGCGCAGGAAATCAAAGACCGTCAAGGTGTGGGAAATTCTCTGGGAAATTTAGGAAGTATTTACCGAAACCTCGGCAAATATGACAAGGCAATCAATTACCTACAGCAGGTACTAGCAGTCTCGCGAGAAATCAAAGATCGTCGAGGGGAAGGACAGTCGCTAGGAAATCTAGGAAATGCTTACTATTCTCTCGGCAAATATGACAAAGCGATCAAATTATATCAGCAATACCTATCGTTTGCGCGGGAAATCAAAGACCGTCGCGGCGAGGGAGTTTCCCTCGGAAATCTAGGGATCGCGTACTCTTCCCTCGGAAAATATGACAAAGCGATTGAGTTCTATCTGCAAGACTTAGCGATCACGCGGGAAATCAAAGATCGTCGCGGTGAGGGACAGACTCTGGGAAGTCTGGGAAACGCATACCGAAATCTCGGAAAATATGACAAAGCAATTGATTCCCAATTGCAAAGTTTAGAAATCGCAAGGGAAATCAAAGACCGTCAGGGTGAGGGACAGTCGTTGGGAAATCTGGGGAGTGCTTACTCTTCCCTCGGCAAATATGACAAAGCAATCGAGTTCCAATTGCTCGGTTTAGCGATCACGAGAGAAATCAAAAATCTTAGTGGAGAAGGGATTTCACTTAACAATCTTGGGTTTACCTTTTCCCAACTCAGTCAACCTGAACTCGCAATTCTATTTTACAAACAGTCAATTAATGTTACTGAATCAATTCGCAAAAATATTCGCAAACTCACCAAAGACGAACAAAGATCTTATTTAGAAACTGTCTCTACCAGCTATAAAAGACTTGCTGGATTACTGCTCAATCAAGGTCGCATCATGGAAACTCTGCAAGTTCTCGATCTCCTCAAAGTCCAAGAACTCGAAGACTATCTCAAAAACATCAAAGGTAGTGACAGATCGGCGCAAGGAGTGAAGATTTTAGAACCAGAGAAAGCGATTAGCAATAAGCTGTTAGCGGTTAGCTTTGACAATAGCAAGGATCTTAATAGTGAACTTGCCAATCAAATCCAGCAACTTCCTAAGTCAGAGATCAATAAAGTCCCAGACTATCTCAAACAAATTCCACAGGGAACAGTATTACTCTATCCATTGATTTTAGGTGACAGACTCGAAATAATTTTCTTCGCGCCCAACAGTCTCCCCATCAGTCGCACCATTAAGATCTCCAAGTCTAAGCTTGAATCATTGATCACTGAATATAGATCTGGGTTGCTTGATGCTGGTTCTGAGGATGTCAAGGATGCTTCTAAAGCTCTCTATGATGTACTGATTAAACCGATTGAAGGCGAACTGATTACAGCCAAAGCGGAGACAATTCTTTATGCTCCTGATGGCATATTACGCTATGTTCCCCTTTCCGCTCTCTATGACGGCAAACAATGGCTTGCAGAAAAATATAAAGTTAGTAACCTGATCGCCTACAGTCTCTCCGACTTTTCTCCACAGCCAAAAAATCAACCCAATATTCTCGCGGGAGCCTTTGGAGGCAACACAGGCACGAAAAAGTTTGGACAAAATGCATTACCTGCCACACTTACTGAAGTTCAAGCGATCGCAAGTTCTTTCCCAAACTCAGTAACTCTCTCCGAAGACGGTTTTAGCCGCCAAGCGATCGAGTCTAAATTCAAAAATCACAACATTCTCCATCTTGCTACCCATGCTGAGTTTAATACTGGTTCACCTGATAACTCCTTCATCATTTTCGGCAACGGTGACAAAATCCGTCTTGGCGAAATCGCTGATTGGCAGATACCAAATATCGATTTGATTATCTTGAGTGCTTGTCAGACTGGAGTTGGCAAGCTTGGCGATGGTGTGGAAATTTTAGGATTTGGCTATCAAGTCCAGAAAGCTGGTGCAAAAAATGCGATCGCCTCACTTTGGTCAGTCAATGATGAAGGCACTCAAGCTCTAATGGAAGCTTTTTATCGCGAACTCAAAAAAGGCGATGTCACATCCACTGAAGCTTTACATAGAGCTCAAGTTGCTCTAATCAAATCACCGAAATACAACCATCCCAATTATTGGTCAGCATTTTTTGCGATCGGTAATGGTTTGTAA
- a CDS encoding tetratricopeptide repeat protein, which yields MNKVIAIAMLTFLACGQVQIMMSESVQAQTNQARQNEGDLLFNQGNQQFQLSQFDAAFQSWQQALTIYREIQSRPREQAALGNLGLAYLALGKYEKAIEYQLQSVELAKVMGDRQGQANSFGNLGNAYLSLGKSEKAAEYFVQCLAIARELKDRQIEGATLGNLGIVYQNLGQYDKAIETQLLALDITRAVKDRLGEGKALGNLGAAYYALGKYDKAIDYQQQTLAITREVKNRLSEAQSLGNLGATYNAFGKYDQAIEYFQQYLAITREIKDRRGEGVALGNLGVTYKNLGKYDQAIDYQLQYLAIVREIKDRKGEGEVLGNLGITYVSLGRYDKAIDYQLQSLEIKREIKDRRGEGASLANLGIAYRHLGNYGKAIEYQLQSLAIAKEIKDRRGEGGILGNLGNSYHSSGKYDKAIEYQLQSLAIAREIKDRHSEGAALGNMGAPYYELGKYDKAIEYNLQYLAIAREIKDRSGEMHGQHTLGYAYNALKRSQEAMNSFQQALIISKEIGDRSLEGYALGSIGQVFSESKQTELAILYYKLSINVREAIRKDIRKLNKEDQRSYLGTVSSSYKKLSGLLLNQGRVMEALQVLDLLKVQELEDYLKNVKGSDRTTQGVRILEPEKAISSQLVSISHEKGAELNRNLAGQIQQLPKSEINKVPDYLKQIPQGTVLLYPLILGDQLEIIFFSPNSLPISRTVKISKTKLESLISDYRAGLLDAGSEDVKEASKSLYDVLIKPIEGELITAKAETILYAPDGILRYVPLSALYDGKQWLAEKYKVSNLIAYSLSNFSPQPKNQPNILAGAFGGNTGTKKFGQNALPATLTEVKAIASSFPNSVTLSEDGFSRQAIESKFKNHNILHLATHAEFNTGSPDNSFIIFGNGDKIRLGEIADWQIPNIDLIILSACQTGVGKLGDGVEILGFGYQVQKAGAKNAIASLWAVNDEGTQALMEAFYNELKKGDVTSTEALHRAQVALIKSPKYNHPNYWSAFFAIGNGL from the coding sequence GTGAATAAGGTGATTGCGATCGCGATGTTGACTTTTTTGGCTTGTGGGCAAGTGCAAATAATGATGAGCGAAAGTGTCCAAGCTCAGACAAACCAAGCACGCCAAAATGAAGGAGATCTTCTATTTAATCAAGGAAATCAGCAATTTCAACTTAGCCAGTTTGATGCGGCTTTTCAGTCATGGCAGCAAGCATTGACCATCTATCGGGAAATCCAATCTCGTCCGAGGGAGCAAGCAGCCTTAGGAAATCTGGGTCTCGCCTACCTTGCTCTTGGCAAATACGAAAAAGCGATCGAGTATCAATTGCAAAGCGTCGAACTTGCCAAAGTGATGGGAGATCGTCAAGGTCAGGCAAATTCCTTTGGCAATCTAGGAAATGCGTACCTTTCTTTGGGTAAATCAGAAAAAGCTGCTGAGTATTTTGTCCAATGCTTAGCGATCGCTAGAGAACTTAAAGATCGACAGATCGAGGGTGCAACTCTAGGAAATTTGGGCATCGTTTACCAAAATCTTGGTCAATATGACAAGGCGATTGAGACCCAATTGCTAGCTTTAGATATTACTAGAGCAGTCAAAGATCGCCTTGGAGAAGGAAAAGCTCTGGGGAATTTGGGAGCAGCGTACTATGCGCTCGGCAAATATGACAAGGCGATTGATTATCAACAGCAAACCTTAGCGATCACAAGGGAAGTCAAAAATCGACTAAGTGAGGCACAGTCACTGGGTAATCTGGGTGCTACTTACAATGCTTTCGGCAAATATGACCAAGCGATTGAGTACTTTCAGCAATACTTAGCAATCACCAGAGAAATCAAAGATCGGCGCGGCGAGGGAGTAGCGCTAGGAAATTTGGGTGTCACCTACAAAAATCTTGGTAAATATGACCAAGCCATTGATTATCAACTGCAATACTTAGCGATCGTAAGGGAAATTAAAGATCGAAAGGGTGAAGGAGAGGTACTCGGAAATTTAGGAATCACGTACGTTTCTCTTGGTAGGTATGACAAAGCAATTGATTACCAACTCCAAAGCTTAGAAATCAAGCGAGAAATCAAAGATCGGCGCGGTGAGGGAGCATCGCTCGCAAATCTGGGTATCGCTTACCGACACCTTGGGAACTATGGCAAAGCGATTGAGTACCAACTCCAAAGTTTAGCGATCGCCAAGGAAATCAAAGATCGACGTGGAGAAGGTGGAATATTGGGGAATCTGGGCAATTCTTACCATTCTTCTGGTAAATATGACAAAGCAATTGAGTACCAACTCCAAAGTCTAGCGATCGCCAGAGAGATCAAAGACAGACACAGTGAAGGAGCAGCGCTAGGGAATATGGGTGCTCCTTACTACGAACTCGGCAAATATGACAAAGCGATTGAGTACAACCTGCAATATTTAGCGATTGCAAGGGAAATCAAAGATCGCAGTGGTGAAATGCATGGGCAGCATACCCTAGGGTATGCATATAATGCTCTCAAGCGTAGTCAAGAAGCGATGAATTCTTTTCAGCAAGCATTAATAATCTCCAAAGAGATTGGCGATCGCAGTCTCGAAGGTTATGCTCTCGGAAGCATTGGACAAGTATTTTCTGAATCAAAGCAAACTGAACTTGCAATTCTTTATTACAAACTGTCAATCAATGTGCGCGAAGCGATCCGCAAGGATATTCGTAAGCTCAATAAGGAAGATCAAAGATCCTATTTGGGAACTGTCTCTAGTAGCTATAAAAAGCTGTCTGGCTTATTGCTCAATCAAGGTCGAGTCATGGAAGCTCTCCAAGTCCTCGATCTCCTCAAAGTCCAAGAACTCGAAGACTATCTTAAAAATGTCAAAGGTAGCGATAGAACTACGCAAGGTGTGAGGATTTTAGAACCAGAGAAAGCAATCAGCTCTCAGCTAGTTTCGATTAGCCATGAAAAAGGTGCTGAGCTTAATCGGAATCTTGCAGGACAGATCCAACAACTTCCCAAATCAGAAATTAACAAAGTCCCTGACTATCTCAAGCAAATTCCACAGGGAACAGTATTACTTTATCCATTGATTTTAGGTGATCAACTAGAAATAATTTTCTTCTCTCCCAACAGTCTTCCCATCAGTCGCACTGTCAAAATCTCCAAAACTAAGCTCGAATCATTGATCTCTGATTATAGAGCAGGACTGCTTGATGCTGGATCTGAGGATGTCAAGGAGGCTTCAAAATCTCTCTATGATGTGCTGATTAAACCGATTGAAGGCGAACTGATTACAGCCAAAGCGGAAACGATTCTTTATGCTCCTGATGGCATATTACGCTATGTTCCCCTGTCCGCTCTCTATGACGGCAAACAATGGCTTGCAGAAAAATATAAAGTTAGTAACCTGATCGCCTACAGTCTCTCCAACTTTTCTCCACAGCCAAAAAATCAACCCAATATTCTCGCGGGAGCATTTGGAGGCAATACAGGCACGAAAAAGTTTGGACAAAATGCATTACCTGCCACACTTACTGAAGTCAAAGCGATCGCAAGTTCTTTCCCAAACTCAGTAACTCTCTCCGAAGACGGTTTTAGCCGCCAAGCGATCGAGTCTAAATTCAAAAATCACAACATTCTCCATCTTGCTACCCATGCTGAGTTTAATACTGGTTCACCTGATAACTCCTTCATCATTTTCGGCAACGGTGACAAAATCCGTCTTGGCGAAATCGCTGATTGGCAGATACCAAATATCGATTTGATTATCTTGAGTGCCTGTCAGACTGGCGTTGGCAAGCTTGGCGATGGTGTGGAAATTTTAGGATTTGGCTATCAAGTCCAGAAAGCTGGTGCAAAAAATGCGATCGCCTCACTTTGGGCAGTCAATGATGAAGGCACTCAAGCTCTAATGGAAGCTTTTTATAATGAACTCAAAAAAGGTGATGTCACATCCACTGAGGCTTTACATAGGGCTCAAGTTGCTCTGATTAAATCACCAAAATATAACCATCCCAATTATTGGTCGGCATTTTTTGCGATCGGTAATGGGCTGTAA